In Aquarana catesbeiana isolate 2022-GZ unplaced genomic scaffold, ASM4218655v1 unanchor231, whole genome shotgun sequence, a single window of DNA contains:
- the LOC141121784 gene encoding uncharacterized protein isoform X3, which yields MTTRSSRIPNPITIPPPPSPIPTRHNTQKILKVTKKMMELLTGEVPIRCQDVTIYFSMEEWEYLEGHKDLYKDVMMDNQPPLTSPVDGREMRKTSEDCLTLSPDCKVEDEDITQYSPGENPTTSNVHPAPHSVDGPSYSSYPEEPQTVGDGAALPTDKRFSCTDCGKCFHSKSKFNRHKRSHTGDKPHSCPECGKCFRFKSQLKVHKIFHTGEKPYSCPECGKRFLFQSKLNDHKISHTGEKPYSCSECGKSYSRISHLYTHQRVHTGEKPYFCPECGKCFVQKAELFIHQRSHTGEKPYPCSECGKCFSRTSHLYTHQRSHTGEKPYSCSECDKCFSNQSNLEKHKRLHTEEKPYFCSECGKCFSQKFNLYRHQKSHTGEKPYSCPLCGKCFSEKSSLSMHQRSHTGEKPYSCPECGKCFSVQSNFYRHQRSHTGEKPYSCPGCGKCFSMKSTLSRHQRSHTGEKPYSCAECRKCFSQKSCLYKHQRLHTGPKPLSCPE from the exons ATGACCACAAGATCCTCGAGAATCCCGAATCCCATCACCATCCCCCCACCTCCATCCCCGATCCCTACAAGACACAACACACAGAAGATTCtaaaagtcaccaagaagatgatggagctgctgacaggagag gttcctataaggtgtcaggatgtcactatctatttctccatggaggagtgggagtatttagaaggacacaaggatctctacaaggacgtcatgatggacaatcagccgcccctcacatcaccgg tagatggacgggagatgaggaaaacctcagaggattgtctcactttgtctccagactgtaaagtagaagatgaggacatcacacagtatagtccaggagaaaacccgactacctcaaatgtccatccagcaccacacagtgtagatggaccatcatattcctcttatcctgaggaacctcagactgtggggGACGGTGCCgcccttccaacagataagaggttttcctgtactgattgcgggaagtgtttccattctaaatccaaatttaataggcataaaagatctcacacaggagataagccacattcctgtccggagtgtgggaagtgtttccgttttaaatcCCAACTTAAAGTGCATAAAATttttcacacgggggagaagccatattcctgtccggAGTGCGGGAAGCGTTTTCTTTTTCAATCAAAACTTAATGACCATAAAATATCTCATACGGGAGAAaaaccgtattcctgttctgagtgtggaaaaTCTTATTCACGGATTTcgcatctttacacacatcaaagagtgcacacaggggagaagccgtatttctgtcctgagtgcgggaaatgttttgtacaaaaagctGAACTTTtcatacatcagaggtctcacacgggggagaagccgtatccctgttctgagtgcgggaaatgtttttcacggaccTCGCATTTATacacacatcaaagatctcacacaggggagaagccgtattcctgttctgagtgcgataaatgtttttcaaatcaGTCCAATCTTGAAAAACATAAGAGGTTGCACACTGAGGAGAAGCCATATTTTtgctctgagtgtgggaaatgtttttcacagaagttcaatctttacagacatcagaagtctcacacaggggaaaagccatattcatGTCCTctttgtgggaaatgtttttcagagaagtccagtctttccatgcatcagagatctcacacgggggagaagccatattcctgtcctgagtgcgggaaatgtttttcagtgcagtctaatttttacagacatcagaggtctcacacaggggagaagccatattcctgtcctggttgtgggaaatgtttttcaatgaagtccaccctttccagacatcagagatcccacacgggggagaagccatattcctgtgctgagtgcaggaaatgtttttcacagaagtcctgtctttacaaacatcagagattgcacacagggccgaagccactttcctgtcctgagtga
- the LOC141121783 gene encoding uncharacterized protein: protein MEEWEYLEGHKDLYKDIMMDNQPPLTSPDGSSNGNPPERCPHPLYSRDSTQEDHTIPHHHQSENLGDYNIVIKEEYKKNDEEYGVMKEFSEGFKDMMEPPNTRNPPERCPRPLYPWDSTQEDHTNPHYHQSGKLRGDDIDVKEEYKEEDEEYGVMEPPNTRNPPERCPRPLYSWDSTQEDHTIPYCYKSGDPIDIKFEVKAEEEEMYVRDDQQSMDEDGITGTFIEEDTPTEISTVHGWEMRKTSEDCLTLSPDCKVEDEDITPYSPGENPATSNVHPAPHSVDGPSYSSYPEEPQTVRDGAVLPKDKRFSCTECGKCFSVESSLYTHQRSHTGEKPYSCPECGKYFSQKSSLYAHQRSHTGEKLYSCPECGKGFTVKSSLDTHQRSHTGEKPYSCPECRKFFSQKSNLLKHQRTHTGEKPYSCPECGKCFSDKSHLYGHQRSHTGEKPYSCPLCEKCFSVKSNLHRHQRSHTVEKPHSCPQCGKCFSQKPHLYVHQRCHTGEKPYSCPECGKCFSMKSNLYRHQRAHIAEKPYSCPE from the exons atggaggagtgggagtatttagaaggacacaaggatctctacaaggacatcatgatggacaatcagccgcccctcacatcaccgg atggatccagtaatgggaacccaccagagagatgtcctcatcctctgtattcccgggattccacacaggaagatcacaccatccctcaccatcatcag AGTGAAAACCTTGGGGATTATAATATTGttattaaagaagagtataaaaagAATGATGAGGAGTATGGGGTGATGAAAGAGTTTTCAGAAGGATTCAAGGATATGATGgaaccacctaataccaggaacccaccagagagatgtccccgtcctctgtatccctgggattccacacaggaagatcacaccaatCCTCactatcatcag agtggaaaactCAGAGGTGATGATATTGATGTTaaggaagagtataaagaggaggatgaagagtatggagtgatggagccacctaataccaggaacccaccagagagatgtccccgtcctctgtattcctgggattccacacaggaagatcacaccatcccttactgttacaag agtggagatccaattgatataaaatttgaggttaaagcagaagaagaagagatgtatgtgagggatgatcagcagtctatggatgaggatggaataacggggacatttatagaggaggacactcctacagagatcagtacag tacatggatgggagatgaggaaaacctcagaggattgtctcactttgtctccagactgtaaagtagaagatgaggacatcacaccgtatagtccaggagaaaacccggctacctcaaatgtccatccggcaccacacagtgtagatggaccatcgtattcctcttatcctgaggaacctcaaactgtgagggacggtgccgtccttccaaaagataagaggttttcctgtactgagtgtgggaaatgtttttcagtggagtccagtctttacacacatcagagatctcacacgggggagaagccgtattcatgtcctgagtgcgggaaatatttttcacagaagtccagtctttatgcacatcagagatctcacacgggggagaagctgtattcttgtcctgagtgtggaaaaggttttacagtgaagtccagtcttgacacacatcagagatctcacacgggggagaagccctattcttgtcctgagtgcaggaaatttttttcacagaagtccaatcttttgaaacatcagagaactcacacgggggaaaagccatattcctgtcctgagtgtgggaaatgtttttcagataagtcccatCTTTAtggacatcagagatctcacacaggggaaaagccatattcttgTCCTTTGTGTGAGAAATGTTTTTCAGTCAAGTCCAATCttcacagacatcagagatctcacacagtggagaagccacattcctgtcctcagtgtgggaaatgtttttcacagaagcccCATCTTTATGTACATCAGAGatgtcacacaggggagaagccgtattcctgtcccgagtgcgggaaatgtttttcaatgaagtccaatctttacagacatcagagagcTCACATAgcggagaagccgtattcctgtcctgagtga